One genomic region from Blastococcus sp. Marseille-P5729 encodes:
- a CDS encoding IS110 family transposase → MATIEAARSGHVVIGVDTHKHIHVAAVMDSIGGILATLTIATDAAGYKQLLDWASGFGKIMAFGIEGTGSYGAALTSFLRRHDHKVIEVARPDRRLRRLNGKSDTLDAENAARAVLAGFATAVPKSADGAVEMIRQLKVAHDTAVKDRTGAMVTLKAMLVHASEDLRRETAGKTQKMIARHCALLRPRGLNTPEDANRHVLRSIAKRWIALNDEITELEAMIKDLVAQRAPHLLDRFGIGVDTAAEILIVVGDNPERIKSEAAFAKLAGISPIPAGSGMTCGKHRINRGGHRQLNAAIYRTVIVRMRFHEPTIAYVARRTAEGKSKRDIIRCLKRYVIREVYHLVKTDPHTGEIRS, encoded by the coding sequence TGCTGTGATGGATTCTATCGGCGGGATCCTGGCCACGCTCACGATCGCTACTGATGCTGCGGGCTATAAGCAGCTGCTGGACTGGGCCAGTGGGTTCGGGAAGATCATGGCCTTCGGCATCGAGGGAACTGGCTCCTATGGGGCTGCACTCACCTCATTCCTGAGGCGGCATGACCACAAAGTCATCGAGGTCGCCCGGCCGGATCGCCGGCTACGGCGCCTGAACGGCAAGTCAGACACCCTGGATGCTGAGAACGCCGCCCGGGCCGTACTGGCGGGATTCGCCACCGCAGTCCCCAAGAGCGCCGACGGTGCGGTAGAGATGATCCGGCAGCTGAAGGTCGCTCACGATACAGCGGTCAAGGACAGGACCGGGGCGATGGTCACGCTCAAAGCCATGCTCGTCCACGCCTCAGAAGACCTGCGCCGTGAAACAGCCGGGAAGACCCAGAAGATGATCGCTCGCCACTGTGCTCTCCTGCGTCCACGCGGGCTGAATACCCCGGAGGATGCCAACCGCCACGTACTGCGTTCGATCGCGAAACGCTGGATCGCACTCAATGACGAGATCACGGAGCTAGAGGCCATGATCAAGGACCTCGTGGCCCAGCGGGCACCGCATCTGCTGGATCGCTTCGGCATCGGCGTTGATACCGCCGCGGAGATCCTCATCGTCGTCGGCGACAACCCCGAGCGCATCAAAAGTGAAGCAGCGTTTGCGAAACTTGCCGGCATCAGTCCCATTCCGGCAGGGTCAGGGATGACCTGCGGGAAACATCGCATCAACCGTGGCGGGCACCGACAGCTCAATGCCGCGATCTACCGCACCGTAATCGTTAGGATGAGATTCCACGAACCAACGATCGCCTACGTTGCCCGCCGCACCGCCGAGGGCAAGTCCAAACGCGACATTATCCGATGCTTGAAACGCTACGTAATCCGAGAGGTCTACCACCTGGTCAAAACGGACCCCCACACCGGCGAGATCCGCAGTTGA